The stretch of DNA TCTCATAGTAACATCAAACAGCTTTATATTTATTGACTCACCAGTTACTTTAAAATTCAAATGAACTATTAATTCATCTTTGACAGGGTTGGGAAAAATCGTAATTTCTTCAAAACCTACTTTTCCCTCATTTCTAATGGAGTTCGACATTACAATAATAGTTTTAGCCTTATTTGTAACAATTGGTGAATTATAATCAAAGTAGATGTATGCCTTATTACAAATGGAGTCACCTAAGCTAATATTACTTTTAGCCTTGATACGATACTTTACAAAACCATGTGAAAGTGCTTCGTTTATTCCACTATCAGGTAATAAAATCGAGTTAAATTTGAATTCCAAATTTCCCTCCCAATTGATCCATCGCATATTAACAGGGTGCGAAGAATTTACAAATTCAATTGATGAAATTTCAAAACGGCTAGTGTCAATTGGATTGCTGATCTTAACATTAAAAGCTGTGTCATTTCCGGTATTCTGAAAACGCACAAGGTATTCTAAGAATGGTTGAGCGGCCAGTTCTAAGGTGGTTATGGTAATTTTATCAACAGTGATATCATTGGGGTCATAACTTCCAGTAACTACTGTAACACATTGTGCATTATTAGAAGCTGGAGTTGCATCTCCTAACAAAGGAAAAACACTAGCATTAGAAATAATTTGACTGTTGATTGTTACACCAGTATTTATATCAACGATTATTAATATACTTCCAGTTTGAAAAGGCATTAAAACAGGCAGGTTAAATCCAATCGAATCAATTGTTGTCCAAGATGGTGTGATGCTTGAGGACACAAAATTCATATCTTGACTTAGGTAAAACTTAATTGAAGGTGATAAAATGGTAGTTCCATTATTCCCATAATTTAATTGGTAATACGCCTTAAATCCAGGCCGGGAAGGTCCAAGAGCAGTCATCTGTATCCAGAGGTCATTGTAATTGCCTAAAGGTTGATATGCAAAATCATTAAGAGAATCGATTTGAAGCATGGTTGAAAAATTCCCACTGTGATTGGATGGTGCGAGTAAGTGATAATTGAAATTGGGAGCAGTCACCGAATAATTACCGGTATTAAGTAAATTAAACACATAATTTCCATCAGTATTCGTGAATTCAAATTTACCACTAGAACTCTCCGTGATTTTCTGATTTGGAAGATTCCAGTCCAAGGAATCCTGAATTCCGTCCGAATTTAAATCCACAAAAACTTTACCTATAATACTACTTACCTTATCAGTAATTCTATGAAGAGCTCCATAAGTGTAACAATTCGGCCAGAAAGAACAATACTCAACATAACTACTCAATACAAGATCATGATCGAACGTTTCAATAATCATTGGCTCGTATTCATCGTGAGAGGCAAAAGGGTCATGACTATCCTGTAGTGTATTTTGCCATTTAATACTTCCATTAGGATTAAGGCATACAATCCAAATAGCATGTTCTGAATACGGAACTAAACTTTCTGTTTTGTCACCAGATATGGGTGAAATTGATTCTCCTGCAATAACGTATTCTCCCTTGTAATTCTGAATGATAGAATGGCCCATATCAAAGCTGCTGCCTCCAATTGTTTTATCCCAAATAATATTGCCTATACTGTCTATTTTAATTACCCAATAATCTGAGCCTGCACCTTTTGCCGGCGATGTTTTATCTCCAGAAACGGGCGAACCTGATTCACTTAGCAGAATAAATCCACCTTCCGCTGAAGGGGCAATGTCTCTTAAACGATCATATCCACTGCCTCCAATGGTATTTTGCCACATAATATTTCCAACAGAGTCGAGCTTTAACAGCCAGCAATCATAGTAACCCAAGGCAGCTTCAGTTTTCTCTCCGGAAACACCTGAATTTGAAGTAGCTCCGATTAGATATCCACCATCCTTTGTAAGCAAAACAGAACTAGCTTCCTCCCATCCACTACCACCAATGGTTTTTTGCCATTGTATGCTTCCAGTAGAGTCAATTTTCACGATCCAGAGGTCAGTCTCCCCCCTAGATATTTCTGTTTTATCTCCAGATATTGAGGATAGTGAATATCCCACCAATAAAAAACCCTTATCAGCAGCTTCTACTATTGATGCAAAGAATTCACCTGAGTCACCTCCAATTGTATTTTGCCATTGTATGTTCCCCAGCGAATCCG from Bacteroidota bacterium encodes:
- a CDS encoding T9SS type A sorting domain-containing protein, encoding MCQTLHYENETILVFLSIFSFFISAFTSVSVYAQELQWSEFFYNNEPRLISVQQTSDSTFLLGGYERSITSSYWDYILIKSDSSGHQIWKKQFGGTQQEILASAIQALDGGYVLGGVSRSPISGNKTENCIGYDDYWVVKTDSLGNIQWQNTIGGDSGEFFASIVEAADKGFLLVGYSLSSISGDKTEISRGETDLWIVKIDSTGSIQWQKTIGGSGWEEASSVLLTKDGGYLIGATSNSGVSGEKTEAALGYYDCWLLKLDSVGNIMWQNTIGGSGYDRLRDIAPSAEGGFILLSESGSPVSGDKTSPAKGAGSDYWVIKIDSIGNIIWDKTIGGSSFDMGHSIIQNYKGEYVIAGESISPISGDKTESLVPYSEHAIWIVCLNPNGSIKWQNTLQDSHDPFASHDEYEPMIIETFDHDLVLSSYVEYCSFWPNCYTYGALHRITDKVSSIIGKVFVDLNSDGIQDSLDWNLPNQKITESSSGKFEFTNTDGNYVFNLLNTGNYSVTAPNFNYHLLAPSNHSGNFSTMLQIDSLNDFAYQPLGNYNDLWIQMTALGPSRPGFKAYYQLNYGNNGTTILSPSIKFYLSQDMNFVSSSITPSWTTIDSIGFNLPVLMPFQTGSILIIVDINTGVTINSQIISNASVFPLLGDATPASNNAQCVTVVTGSYDPNDITVDKITITTLELAAQPFLEYLVRFQNTGNDTAFNVKISNPIDTSRFEISSIEFVNSSHPVNMRWINWEGNLEFKFNSILLPDSGINEALSHGFVKYRIKAKSNISLGDSICNKAYIYFDYNSPIVTNKAKTIIVMSNSIRNEGKVGFEEITIFPNPVKDELIVHLNFKVTGESINIKLFDVTMREIASKQITSDDNHLSLSKFSSGIYFVEINHWIYKVVKQ